From Woronichinia naegeliana WA131, the proteins below share one genomic window:
- a CDS encoding magnesium chelatase subunit H: MFTHVKSTIRRIVPEDIKGRSLVKVVYVVLESQYQSALSAAIHKINRNHDQVAIQVSGYLIEELRDPQNYAEFQKDVAEANLFIASLIFIEDLADKVVSAVEPHRDHLDAAVVFPSMPQVMRLNKLGTFSMAQLGQSKSAIAQFMKKKKESGGASFQDAMLKLLRTLPQVLKYLPMDKAQDARNFMLSFQYWLGGSSDNLENFLLMLTDKYVYPERNLGKESNYQEPVVYLDMGIWHPLATSAERTVPMFADVKSYYQWYNSRNDISEDLKDPLAPCVGLILQRTHLVTGDDAHYVAMVQELEALGTRVIPVFSGGLDFSKPVDEYFWDKTVKGVEPLPIVDAVVSLTGFALVGGPARQDHPKAIDSLKRLNRPYMCALPLVFQTTEEWEESDLGLHPIQVALQIAIPELDGAIEPIILSGRDGNTGRAIALQDRIEAIAQRVLKWVNLRKKPKLEKKVAITVFSFPPDKGNVGTAAYLDVFGSIFEVMQALKGNGYDLEELPATAKELMEAVIHDAQAQYNSPQLNIAYRMGVEEYERLTPYSERLEENWGKPPGHLNSDGQNLLIYGKAFGNVFIGVQPTFGYEGDPMRLLFSRSASPHHGFAAYYTYLERIWGADAVLHFGTHGSLEFMPGKQMGMSGDCYPDNLIGSIPNLYYYAANNPSEATIAKRRSYAATISYLTPPAENAGLYKGLKELSELIGSYQTLKETGRGAAIVNTIMDKARLCNLEQDIVLPEGDAKDLDGEARDNIVGAVYQKLMEIESRLLPCGLHVVGKPPTAEEAIATLVNIAALDREEDGLQSLPRIIASSLGREIEELYKNSDAFGTPGARGVLAEVELLQEITLATRAAVTALVQAQIDSEGRVAKISKLNFFNLGKKAPWVETLHGLGYGKVDVDLLKPLFEYLEFCLEQVCADNELGALLKALEGEYLLPGPGGDPIRNPDVLPTGKNIHALDPQSIPTEAAVRSAKVVVDRLIERQRLDNGGQYPETIACVLWGTDNIKTYGESLAQIMWMVGVKPVPDALGRVNKLELLSLAELGRPRIDVVVNCSGVFRDLFINQMNLLDQAVKMAAEAEEPLEMNFIRKHCLEQAAEMGMGVRQAATRIFSNASGSYSSNVNLAVENSTWEEEAELQEMYLSRKSFAFDSDNPGMMAESRGLFERALKTADATFQNLDSSEISLTDVSHYFDSDPTKLIGTLRGDGKQPSAYIADTTTANAQVRSLSETVRLDARTKLLNPKWYEGMLSHGYEGVRELSKRLVNTMGWSATAGAVDNWVYEDVNTTFIDDPEMCKRLMDLNPNSFRKMVGTLLEVNGRGYWETSQENLDRLQQLYQEVEDRIEGVE, from the coding sequence ATGTTCACTCACGTCAAGTCCACCATTCGCCGCATCGTTCCTGAAGATATAAAGGGGCGTTCCCTTGTTAAGGTGGTCTATGTCGTGCTGGAGTCGCAGTATCAGAGTGCGTTATCGGCAGCCATCCACAAGATTAACCGCAACCATGACCAGGTAGCCATTCAAGTCAGTGGGTATCTCATCGAAGAACTCAGAGACCCGCAGAATTACGCCGAATTTCAGAAAGATGTGGCCGAAGCCAATCTGTTTATCGCCTCCTTGATCTTTATTGAAGATTTAGCTGATAAGGTCGTCTCGGCTGTGGAACCCCATCGAGACCACCTCGACGCAGCAGTGGTCTTTCCTTCCATGCCCCAGGTGATGCGCCTCAATAAGTTGGGAACCTTTTCCATGGCCCAACTCGGCCAGTCGAAAAGCGCGATCGCCCAATTTATGAAGAAAAAGAAAGAGAGCGGGGGGGCAAGCTTTCAGGATGCAATGTTGAAACTATTGAGGACATTGCCGCAGGTCTTGAAATATCTGCCGATGGATAAAGCCCAGGATGCGCGTAACTTCATGTTGAGCTTTCAATATTGGTTGGGCGGATCATCGGATAACCTGGAAAACTTCCTGTTGATGCTGACCGATAAATACGTTTATCCAGAGCGCAACTTAGGGAAAGAGAGCAACTATCAAGAACCAGTGGTTTATCTGGATATGGGGATATGGCATCCCTTGGCCACCAGTGCAGAACGCACCGTACCGATGTTTGCCGATGTAAAAAGCTATTATCAGTGGTACAACAGCCGTAATGATATTTCTGAAGACCTGAAAGACCCCCTGGCTCCCTGTGTGGGCTTGATTTTACAGCGTACCCATTTAGTGACGGGGGATGATGCCCATTATGTGGCGATGGTACAGGAATTAGAGGCTTTGGGAACGCGGGTGATTCCCGTCTTTTCGGGCGGGCTGGACTTTTCTAAACCTGTGGATGAGTATTTCTGGGATAAGACCGTCAAGGGCGTGGAACCGTTGCCGATTGTGGATGCAGTGGTATCGTTAACGGGGTTTGCGTTGGTGGGTGGCCCTGCGCGTCAGGATCATCCCAAGGCCATTGACTCCTTGAAACGGTTGAATCGTCCCTATATGTGTGCGTTGCCGTTAGTCTTCCAAACCACAGAAGAATGGGAAGAAAGTGATCTGGGCTTGCATCCGATTCAGGTGGCGTTACAGATTGCCATACCAGAGTTGGACGGAGCGATAGAGCCGATTATTTTGTCGGGACGGGACGGCAATACGGGACGAGCGATCGCCCTACAGGATCGGATCGAAGCGATCGCCCAACGGGTATTGAAATGGGTGAACCTGCGGAAAAAGCCGAAACTGGAGAAAAAAGTGGCGATTACGGTGTTTAGTTTCCCGCCCGATAAGGGCAATGTGGGGACGGCGGCCTATTTGGACGTATTTGGCTCCATTTTTGAGGTGATGCAGGCTTTGAAGGGCAATGGCTATGACCTGGAGGAGTTACCCGCGACGGCTAAGGAGTTAATGGAGGCGGTGATCCATGATGCTCAGGCTCAGTACAACAGTCCACAGTTGAATATTGCCTATCGGATGGGGGTAGAGGAGTATGAACGCTTAACGCCCTACTCGGAACGGTTAGAGGAGAACTGGGGTAAACCGCCTGGGCATTTGAATAGTGATGGTCAAAATCTGTTGATCTACGGTAAGGCGTTTGGCAATGTCTTTATTGGGGTGCAACCGACTTTTGGCTATGAGGGCGATCCGATGCGGTTGTTGTTCTCCCGTTCTGCCAGTCCCCATCATGGTTTTGCGGCGTACTATACCTATCTGGAACGGATTTGGGGGGCGGATGCGGTGTTACATTTTGGCACGCACGGCTCTTTGGAGTTTATGCCTGGTAAGCAGATGGGGATGTCGGGGGATTGTTACCCTGATAATTTGATTGGTAGCATTCCAAATTTGTACTATTATGCTGCCAATAATCCTTCGGAGGCGACGATCGCTAAACGACGGAGTTATGCGGCGACGATTTCCTATTTGACTCCGCCAGCCGAAAATGCGGGGTTGTATAAGGGTTTGAAGGAGTTGAGTGAGTTGATTGGCTCCTATCAAACTTTGAAGGAGACGGGACGCGGGGCGGCGATCGTCAATACGATTATGGATAAGGCACGGCTCTGTAATTTGGAGCAGGATATTGTGCTGCCAGAGGGGGATGCTAAGGATTTGGACGGTGAGGCACGGGACAATATTGTCGGTGCGGTCTATCAAAAGTTGATGGAGATTGAGTCGCGGCTGTTGCCCTGTGGTCTGCACGTTGTGGGTAAACCCCCGACGGCGGAGGAGGCGATCGCTACGTTGGTGAATATTGCAGCGTTGGATCGGGAGGAGGACGGTTTGCAATCGTTGCCGAGGATTATTGCTAGTAGTCTGGGGCGGGAGATTGAAGAACTGTACAAAAACAGCGATGCCTTCGGCACGCCTGGCGCACGGGGCGTGTTGGCCGAGGTGGAGTTGTTGCAGGAGATTACTTTGGCTACGCGGGCGGCGGTGACGGCGTTGGTGCAGGCCCAGATTGATAGTGAGGGACGGGTGGCTAAGATTAGCAAGCTGAACTTCTTTAATTTGGGTAAGAAGGCTCCCTGGGTGGAAACGTTGCACGGGTTGGGGTACGGCAAGGTGGATGTTGACTTGCTGAAGCCGTTGTTTGAGTATCTGGAGTTCTGTTTGGAACAGGTCTGTGCCGATAACGAGTTGGGGGCTTTGCTGAAGGCTTTGGAAGGGGAGTATCTGCTGCCTGGGCCTGGGGGTGATCCGATTCGTAACCCTGATGTGTTACCGACGGGTAAGAATATCCACGCCCTGGATCCGCAGTCTATTCCCACAGAGGCGGCGGTGCGATCGGCCAAGGTGGTGGTGGATCGGCTGATTGAGCGGCAACGGTTGGATAACGGGGGGCAGTATCCAGAGACGATCGCCTGTGTGCTGTGGGGTACGGACAACATCAAGACCTACGGGGAGTCCTTGGCGCAAATTATGTGGATGGTGGGGGTGAAACCTGTGCCTGATGCGTTGGGTCGGGTGAACAAGTTGGAGTTGCTGTCCTTGGCAGAGTTGGGTCGGCCCCGCATTGATGTGGTGGTGAACTGTTCGGGGGTGTTCCGCGATCTGTTTATTAACCAGATGAATTTGTTAGACCAGGCGGTGAAGATGGCGGCGGAGGCGGAGGAACCGCTTGAGATGAACTTTATCCGTAAGCATTGCCTGGAGCAGGCGGCAGAGATGGGGATGGGGGTGCGACAGGCGGCGACGCGGATTTTCTCGAATGCGTCGGGTTCCTATTCGTCGAATGTGAATTTGGCGGTGGAGAATAGCACCTGGGAAGAGGAGGCGGAGTTACAGGAGATGTATCTGAGCCGTAAGTCCTTTGCCTTTGATTCGGATAATCCTGGGATGATGGCGGAGAGTCGGGGCCTGTTTGAGCGGGCCTTGAAAACGGCGGATGCGACTTTCCAAAATCTGGACTCGTCGGAAATCAGTTTGACGGATGTTTCCCACTATTTCGACAGTGATCCGACTAAGTTGATTGGGACTTTGCGGGGGGATGGTAAGCAACCATCGGCCTATATTGCCGATACGACGACAGCCAATGCCCAGGTGCGTAGCTTGTCGGAAACGGTGCGGCTGGATGCGAGGACGAAACTGCTGAATCCGAAATGGTATGAGGGGATGCTCTCTCATGGTTATGAAGGGGTACGGGAACTGTCCAAGCGTCTAGTCAATACGATGGGCTGGAGTGCAACGGCGGGGGCCGTAGATAACTGGGTTTACGAGGATGTAAACACCACCTTTATTGATGATCCAGAAATGTGTAAGCGTTTGATGGATTTGAATCCCAACTCTTTCCGTAAGATGGTAGGGACATTATTAGAGGTGAATGGTCGCGGTTATTGGGAAACTTCTCAAGAAAATTTAGACCGTTTACAACAGTTGTATCAGGAGGTTGAGGATCGAATTGAGGGTGTAGAATAA